The segment AAAAATGGGTTGCATGTCATTGGCAAAATCAATGTCCCAAAGCATCCACCCCAAATCTATTTCACCCTTCAATGCTGATTTGGGGATCTCTCCTTCCACCAATTCAAAGTTTACCGGAAATTCACGGCAGCCAAAGTAAGGACGCATGTGACATTGTCCTTCCCGCGCCCGGCGAGAGAATATGTCGCAATGTTTTCCGGGATTATCACTCTCACCGGCTTTTTCTGTCAGCTCAAAATGAGCCTCAATAATATATTCCACGTCACGAAGCACCAGCGCCGCCCGCTGTTGGCGTTCATTTTGCGCTGCCGCATATTGATGAAGGTCGACGGTTCCTCCATTCATGGCGGTTTTAATATTTCGCTCGGAGATTTTTCCGGCAACCTCGTTTCTGCGGATCGAATCGAACCGGATGGGTTTCATGACATGAATGCGGTCAATTCTCCAGACCAGCGCGGGTTTCCAGTGTATGGCTTCCAGAATTCCGCGAGCGGCAGATGGCGTCATCACGTCATAGCTAACTCTTTCAGCTTTCATTTCGGGTCTGGTAAAGCAGGCATAGTCGCCCCAAACCCTGAGTTTGACTCCATATCCCATTACATTCTCCTTTCTATAAGTCCTTTGCGTCAGAATATCAGTACTTCGCCAGGTGCCTTCACCTCCTTCGCATCTTTCAGGCCAAACCGCCGGTCATAATAACTACGATCAGTAACAAATTTCATAAAATCACCCACAGTTTTGACGACCCTTTCCTTTTCCAAAGCTGCTAGCTCATGTTGGTAAACCTGTACTGTGTATGGCTGCAGACTGCGCACTTGACTT is part of the Pelotomaculum isophthalicicum JI genome and harbors:
- the cas5c gene encoding type I-C CRISPR-associated protein Cas5c; the protein is MGYGVKLRVWGDYACFTRPEMKAERVSYDVMTPSAARGILEAIHWKPALVWRIDRIHVMKPIRFDSIRRNEVAGKISERNIKTAMNGGTVDLHQYAAAQNERQQRAALVLRDVEYIIEAHFELTEKAGESDNPGKHCDIFSRRAREGQCHMRPYFGCREFPVNFELVEGEIPKSALKGEIDLGWMLWDIDFANDMQPIFFRPTMRDGVVDTRLSRGRGV